One genomic segment of Arachis duranensis cultivar V14167 chromosome 4, aradu.V14167.gnm2.J7QH, whole genome shotgun sequence includes these proteins:
- the LOC107486848 gene encoding ras-related protein RABA5d, with translation MSSSEDEGGEEYLFKIVIIGDSAVGKSNLLSRYARNEFNLHSKATIGVEFQTQSLQIDNKEVKAQIWDTAGQERFRAVTSAYYRGAVGALIVYDISRRTTFDSVGRWLDELKTHCDTTVAMMLVGNKCDLDNIRAVSIEEGKSLAEAEGLFFMETSALDATNVKTAFEMVIREIYNSDTYKAELSVNRVSLVNNGDATSKQNQSYFSCCSR, from the exons ATGTCATCATCGGAGGACGAGGGAGGTGAAGAGTACCTCTTCAAGATCGTTATAATCGGAGACTCTGCCGTCGGCAAGTCCAACCTTCTGTCCCGCTATGCTCGCAACGAGTTCAACCTCCACTCTAAGGCCACCATCGGCGTTGAATTCCAAACTCAAAGCCTCCAGATCGACAATAAGGAAGTCAAGGCCCAGATTTGGGACACCGCCGGCCAGGAGCGCTTTCGTGCCGTCACCTCCGCCTACTATCGTGGTGCAGTTGGCGCTCTAATTGTCTATGACATATCCCGCCGAACCACCTTCGATAGCGTCGGTCGCTGGCTCGATGAGCTTAAAA CTCATTGCGACACAACAGTAGCAATGATGCTTGTAGGCAACAAATGTGATCTGGACAACATCCGAGCAGTAAGCATTGAAGAAGGAAAAAGCCTTGCAGAAGCAGAAGGTTTATTTTTCATGGAAACCTCTGCCTTGGACGCTACAAACGTTAAGACGGCTTTTGAGATGGTTATTCGGGAAATATACA ATTCAGACACCTACAAAGCAGAATTATCTGTCAACCGGGTGAGTCTTGTCAATAATGGGGATGCTACCTCAAAGCAAAACCAAAGCTATTTTTCTTGCTGTTCAAGGTGA